The proteins below are encoded in one region of Triticum aestivum cultivar Chinese Spring chromosome 1B, IWGSC CS RefSeq v2.1, whole genome shotgun sequence:
- the LOC123093247 gene encoding myb-like protein J — protein sequence MAPNSPWSAMKATVEVEDQEPVITGFNNNDRSYNGVNHDKNKKPDSLELRLWWPCETMQQEDIRVMEEGKKVTVPVGNKVKVPENGMSIRQSMIVPSARKYWTDDEHMLFLQGLGAYGRGKWKEISTHFVTTKTPVQVSSHAQKYFRRIKKGALERQRYSINDLELKIVKPWTIINNSSA from the exons ATGGCACCCAACTCTCCTTGGTCTGCCATGAAGGCGACAGTCGAGGTAGAGGACCAAGAGCCAGTCATCACTGGGTTCAACAACAACGACCGTAGCTACAATGGTGTCAATCACGACAAGAACAAGAAGCCTGACAGTTTGGAGCTCCGCCTATGGTGGCCTTGTGAGACTATGCAACAG GAGGATATACGAGTCATGGAGGAAGGCAAGAAGGTGACGGTGCCAGTGGGGAACAAGGTGAAGGTGCCAGAGAATGGGATGTCCATCCGTCAATCGATGATCGTACCAAGCGCCAGAAAGTATTGGACCGACGATGAACATAT GCTCTTTCTCCAAGGATTGGGTGCCTATGGGCGTGGAAAATGGAAGGAAATATCCACACACTTTGTCACCACCAAGACTCCCGTGCAGGTTTCAAGCCACGCACAGAAGTACTTCAGGAGGATAAAGAAAGGAGCATTGGAAAGGCAACGCTACAGCATCAACGACCTAGAGCTCAAAATTGTCAAACCATGGACAATCATAAATAACTCTAGTGCCTAA